AGATCGCTCGGTGATTTGGTAACCGCAGAGAATACCACCAAGCTGGCCAAGTTCCTGCACACCGACGCCGCCTCGGTCGGGAAAGCCGCAAAAGTTCTCATCGCCCTGTCCGTCGCCAGCATGGTCCGGAAAGCGGCGACTCCCACAGGTGCCGCAGCGATGGAATCGCTTCCTCAGGAAGAAGCGCCTGGGATGCTAAAGTCGGTGTTCTCTGCCCTTTGGGGCCAAGCTCCCGATGAGACCCCGGCCGATCAGAGGAAGACCATTTTCGGCAGCGGAGTGAACTCGATGCTAACCGCGCTAACCCAGAGGCTCGGCTTCAATCTGGCACCCTTGGCGGATTCCCTGACCCCGCGGATCGGCGAACTCCTCCTGAGGGCCAGCCGCGATCAAGGGTTGGATGCTTCGGGATTCTTCACCATGCTTCAGCAAGGGCAGCAGGAGTTTCAGAAGGATCCCGCCAATGCCGAAACCATCGCCATCGTTCGGGAAACTCTCGCGATCGGCGACCAGGCCCTGACCCTCCGTGAGCAATTCACCGAAGCCGAACTGGAGGCCATCCATCTCGCACCCCAGGCCGCCTATTGGCTCGTCGCACAGGCCTCCCTCTCCGGGATCCGCGGCACCATCCGCGAGATGAAGGCCGCCAGCCAGGTCGGCATCGACCTCATGAAAACCGTCCCGCCCGTCTCCCTCATGGCCCTCGCTTTCGGCGGTGGCAGCGGCCTCAGCGCCGCGGAGGAAGAAGAACTCCTGGAGGACACCCGCAGCGAGGACGACCTGCTCGACAACATCCGCGCCGCCAGCGCGGTCATCGCCGCCAAGGCCCCGGACGAACTCGAAATTTTCCGCACTCTGATCCGCGAGGTCGCCCAAAAGACCGCCGAAGCCGCCAAGGAAGGCGGCTTCCTCGGCATCGGCGGCGTCCTGGTGAGCGAGAAGGAGAGGGCTGCCATCGCCAAGGTCGAGGCAGCCCTCGCGCCCTGAACTGCCTGTCACGGCGTCCCCATCACCCCTCCCTTCGCAACCAAGGACGACGCCTCAGCCTGTACGCCCCTCAAAGGTAGGGACGAGCGCCCTCGCTCGTCCGCGAGCGGTCCCCTGCATCTCACCCCTCTTCAAGGCATCGGCCCTTCAACGCATCGCATCTTCAGCGCCAAAGGCGCGTCCTATACCTGCCTAGGCCGCAAGACCCGCAATATCGAGGGTTGAACGCACGACCGATCCGCACGGTTCCCAAGCTCCGATTCAAACCCTCGGCGCCCCACCTCCCCGCCCGGCAGAAAGCGGGGACCACAGCACCCGCTTCCGGAGAACCGGCCCTTCCCCTATACATCATCCAAAGCGCCCACACGGCGCGAGAGGGGAGACGACCGCCTGTTATTTTCCCTGTTATAACAGGCGGAACAGGCGCCAACCCGGCACCCCTTTTCACCGCTCTTCGCGCGTGGAGACCACGGAAACCGATCCCCCTTCAGCCCCCTTACACCCACCCTCCCCTAAAACCACTTCCATGAAAATCCGTGGAATCCTTCAAATCCGTTCAATCCGTCCCCATCTGCCCGAAGCCTCAAAAAACGGCCACTTCACCCGGAATCCCACACAGTCAGGACTCTCCAGCCACAACCCGAACTCCCTATCCCAACCCCTTCCACAAAACAAAGCGTCCGCAGGAGCACTAGGCCCATGCGGACGATTTTGGAAACCGGATCAATCGGGGCGGAAGCAGGCCTCCACCTTTCCGATGAGCTTACGCGCGGCGGCGGCGCAGGCAGGCCAGCAGGACGCTCGAGGCACCGAGGAAGAAGGCGGAAGGCTCCGGAACCGCCGGGACGGGGGTGCCATGGGCCGAAACCGTCGGAGAGAAGCCGCCCAGGTCGCTCCAGCTCGTCGGCGAATTCACTCCGCCATTCACGCCGCCAAGGTCTTGGTTCAGGCTGTTCATCTGGGTGGAGGTGGCCACGACGTAGCGGAGTCCGCTCTGGTCGGTGATGCTGATGCCCTTCGTGCCGAGGAAGTTCACCAAGTCACGGAAGTTCACCATGAAGCTGAGGTAGTAGTCCGGATCGCCCGTGGTGCTCGTCGTCGCGTCGTTCGTGGTTCCACCGTCGGTGGTGTAGTCGACCGGACGGTAGTTATAATTCGACGAATCGATCGAGTAGCTCTTGTAGGCAGTGCTGGCGACCGACGTGGTGGCCGGCGAGGTATTCAGGTCCGTGCCCGGGGCATAGATGCCAAGCGTGCTCGAGCTGCCCTGCATCCCGAGGCCGATGAAGGCATCAAGCACAGCATCGTTGTTCGCATCGATGCCCACCCAGGCAACTCGATCGAAGGCGATGTTGTTCTTGTTGCCGCCGGCCGCGTCAAGGCGCAGGCGGAAGCCGAGGGTGCCGTCGGTATTGCTGGCGGAACCGTTGTCGTTGAAGGTGGTGAAGAAACCACCATTGGTGCCGCTGCCAACAATGTCACCGGCCGGTTGGCCAGTCTGTTGGTCCGCGAGGTAATCGTAGTTGCCGGAAAGTACCGTCCAGGAGCTGCTGGGAGCAGAAACGGTAGCGGCAGACACAGTAAGGGTAAGGCATGCAGTCGCGCATACGGCGACCAGCCAGGCTGGGGCGTTCATGTGGGGCGGAGCAGGGTGAGATTACCGGCGGTGAGAAGAGTCGCCGGGCGGGGTGGGCAGGCGCAGAGTGACTGCCGAATTTGGCAAAGACAAGCTTATTTAAGGTCCCTGAGATATACGTGATGACGTAGGGGAAAGCCTGCAAACCTTGTAATACAGGGCTCATTCCGGGTATTGACCGGGTACCCGAGGGGCAGAAGATATATCAATTTGCAATATACTGTCTTAGGAAATACACGTAGAAATCACTACGTGAGACAGTGACGAAAAGGGAAAATCTTCATTTTACATGACAGAAAGTGTCAATTTTAGCTTATCGCCATTCTGCCAAGCAGAAGCTTGGCGAGGCCGGAGCCCCTGAGCAGGCTTAGCGGTGTGAGCGGCGAGCTGATTCTGGGGATTGATTTGGGGACCACGAACTCCGCGGTCGGGGCGGTGGAATCGGGCTTTCCCATCTTGCTGGCCGATGCCGAGGGCAAGCGGATCACTCCAAGCGCGGTGTGGTTCGGCCCGGAGGGCATCGAGGTCGGCCGGAAGGCGCTGCGCCGGCGCAGTGCCGATCCCAGCCGCGTGATCACCAGCGTGAAGCGCCTGATGGGCCGCCGCCATGGCGAGGAGCAAGGGTTCTGCGTCCCGATGGAACGCGGTGCCGATGGCGGCGTGAGGGTGCTGGGCCGCAGCCCGGAAGAGGTAAGCGCGGAGATCCTGAAGGAGCTGAAGAGGATCGCCGAGATGCGCTTGGAGCGTGAGGCCGGCAAGGCCGTGATCACGGTGCCCGCCTACTTCAACGACGCCCAGCGCGCGGCCACCAAGCGCGCCGGCGAGCTGGCAGGCCTGGAGGTGGTGCGCATCCTCAGCGAGCCGACCGCCGCCGCGCTGGCCTACGGCCTCGACAAGCTGGGCGAGCGCAGCCGCGTGGCGGTGTACGATCTCGGCGGCGGGACCTTCGATCTCTCCGTGCTGGAGATGCAGGATGGCGTTTTCCAAGTCCTCTCGACGCGGGGCGACACCCATCTCGGCGGCGATGACATCGACTTGGAGTTGGCGCGGCTGGCAGCGAGGTCCGCGGAGCTGGACTTCGATGCGCTGGACGCCGCGGCACGCATCCGCCTGATCGAGGAAGCGGAGCGGGTGAAGATCGCCCTTTCCGAGTCGGAGAGCGTGGAGTTTCTCGCGCCCTTCTACGATGGCTCCCGTAGCTTGAATCTCACGATCGGACGCGGGGCCCTCGACGCGCTTTTGCAGCCGCTGGTTTCGCGGACGATCCTCTGCTGTCGTCAGGCGCTCGCCGATGCCAATTTGAAGCCTGAAGAGCTGAATGCCGTCGTCCTCGTCGGCGGCAGCACCCGCATCCCCGCGGTGCGCAAGGCGGTGGCGGAATTTTTCGGCCAAGAGCCCGACCTTTCCCAGCACCCCGACGAAGCCGTGGCCCTCGGTGCCACGATCCAGGCCGGCGTGCTCGGCGGCACCCTGCGCAAGATGGTGCTGCTCGACGTGACACCGCTGAGCCTTGGCATTGAGACTTTCGGCGGCCTGATGAATGTCCTGATCCCGCGCAATACCACCATCCCCTGCAAGGCGGGCGAGATGTTCACGAATGCCGCCGCCGGCCAGCAGTCGATGCGCGTCCGCGTGCTCCAAGGCGAACGGGAGATGGCCCGGGACAACTGGGAACTTGGCAACTTCGAAGTCCCCTTCGAGCCTGCCCCCAAGGGCCAGGCCCGCGTCGGCGTACAGTTTCGCATCGATGAAAACGGCATCCTCGAAGTCCTCGCCCGCGATGTAACGACCGGCATCGATACCGTCGTCGAGATCCGCAACGCGGCCGTGGATGTGGACGACGAAGCCGTGGAAAAGATGGTCGGCGAATCCGTCGAGCACGCCTTCGAAGACATGGCCGAACGGATCTTCACCGAGGCAAAGATGAAGGCAGAGGAGCTGCTTCCCGCCGTCGATCAAGCACTCGCCGCTGCGGGCAATCTCGTTTCACCGGAGAGCAGGAAAGAGATCGAGGAAGCCGCCGCGGGAGTAAGAACGGCCCTCGCGGAAGGCCTGCCGAATCCACTCAAGGCAGCCGTACAAAGACTGGATGCTGCGACCGAGGCACTGGCTGCAGCCTTGGTGGAACGGGCCATGGAAGAAGCCATGGAGCGGCGGCTGGGATGAGCAAACCGGAAGGCCAGGGCAAAGACGGACTTCTTAACACTCCCAAAGGGAGGTGGTACACGAGGACGGGATTGAACCGCCGACCAACCCGGTGTAAGCGGGCCGCTCTACCGCTGAGCTACTCGTGCATTCGCCGTGCGACGGGGGAACTCATTGCCGAAGACCGCGGCGGGTGCAAGCGCGGAAAAGCATGCAACCGCTGAGGGCTTGCGGCGTGGGAGATCCGGTGGTTTTCTCCCCGCCCGAACATGCATCTGCGTTTCACGGAAGAAGAACTCGGCACGCTCGTCGAAATGGTCAGCCTGGCAGCCGAGGTGGCGTCGTGGAACGAACGCCCCGGCTCCGAAGAGGGCGTGGGGGCCTACGAGGCTCTGGAGGAAAAGGTGCTGGAGAAGGCCAAGCATGCGGGACACGGCACCCACATCAGCTTCGACGAGGAGAAGCAGCGCCACCACCTCACGCCGGAATATCAGGACGGCTCCTTTTACCAGCAGTGCTATGACGAGTTCCGGAATGAAGTCTTCTGGGAAGAACTTGTGATCCGTCTGGCTGATCGCGACTTGGCAAAGGCGATCGGAATGCAGGCATGGCAAAACCTCACCGAAGAGCAGCGCCGCTCCCGCACCCAGGATCTGGAAAAGCGCTACTGGGAGGAGTTCTCAAAAAACGGGATCGAACGCGTGGCCGTGATCTTCCCTCCGGGCGAAGGCTGAGATAGAAGCCAGCCATGGATCCCGCCGACATCTTTGGAGAGACGATTTGGCATTGGATCAGGCGCGTTCTGATTTTCGTTTCCGGACTCGTACTCGGCGGCAGCTTGGGGGAAATGATCCATGCCGCTTCAGGCAGCTCTTTTTCCCCTGATGATGTGCTGGATGGCCTGCTTGAGGGACCAGAGTGGATCCTCGGGTCGCTGCTGTCGTCGATCGGACCGCTGGTGATCGGTTTGCTTTGCGTCTTCGTGATCTCGTCGTGGTCAGGTTATTGGTGGTGGTTCGCTACCGTGGCCCTGGTTTCTGCCCACGTGATTTTCGACGAAGAGGAAATCCTCGCATGGGGGATCTGGGTTCTGCTCCTCGCGATGCTGGCGGCAGGCATCCGCACCTGGCAGATGTGGAAGAGGAACAAATGGGCACAAGAACTGGCCGTCCTCCAGTCGGAGAACTCCGTGATGCTGGCCGAACTGGTGTCCGCTGAAGCGGATGACGACGACTGATCCCCTCGCACCGCCCCGCTACGATCTTGCTTTATCCCGCAGCAACTGCGAAGTTATCCCAATCATGAAATCCGGGATCATCGATATCTTCGCGGAGAGCTTCGGCTGGGTGCTCGGAAAGACCGCCCTCTTTGCGATCGCCGTATTCCTCGGTGTGGGAATTGGCGGTCTGGCGCTGATGGCCGGAACTTCTGCAGGCGCCGGGGAATTCCGCTTCGACAGCGGGGATCTTCCTATCCACCAGCATCTCTCGGTGGTAACCGCTATCTTGCCCCAAGTGCTGGTCATTTTTTGGGCCGGGATCATTTTTGTGAAGTCGGAACAAGCCTCCGCCTACCACTGGGTGACCGTGATCGGCCTGGAAGCCTTGGCCATGACCGGAAGTTTTTCGCGGGCGCTCCCCGAAGGCTGGCTGTCCCAGATGACCGCATGGACGGTAGCGATCAGCGGAATCGCGGCGGTCGCATATCTCGTGAAAATTTTGGAGCGCCGGAAACTGAAGCGCGGCCTCGATCATCTCCAGCGGCTGCAGATGGCCAATGCGATCCGGCGCGAGGAGCTAAGGCACAAGTATGGCACGCATAGCGCCAGCGCCCATGACCTGGGGATTCTCTAGGCCGCGGTCTTCCGTACTCCCTCCCTATGAAAATTGATTTCGCCGATGTGTTCGCGAGCGGGATCGGCTTCATCTTCAAGCAGATCTTCCTGCTGCTCGTGGCGATCTGGGCAGGCTGCACCGCGGGCGCGATTTCCTTGATCGCGGCGGAAGTGGTGGCTTCCGGGAAGCTCAACATCGATAGCTTGGCGGCCATCGTCACAAGCCCGATGCTGCTGCTCTCCATTTGGATTATCCCGAATATACTTCTACTCGGAGTCGCGGCGTTCCTGTTTTTCCACACCGAGTCCCCTCTCTATGTGAACTGGGGAGTGGTGGTCGGACTTGAGGCGGTGCTCGTCATCGCAGGAAATCTCGGCAGAGTCGCGGATGGCTGGCTCTCGTTGAGCGTGGCTTGGATCGCATGCGTGATCCTCCTCGGAATGGTGGGCACCGGACTCTGGTTCCTGCGGCAGTGGCACATCAATCGTTGGGCGAACGAACTGACGATGTTAAAGGCGGAGAATTCCGTGCGGAGGACCCAGTTGAAGGAGACCTTCGGAACGCACAGCGTCGGGAACGACGAGTGGAGCTTGGATTGAGCGTCCTAGCGCTTCGCAGGATCGACGGGCTCGCGCTGGACGATGGCCTTGAGCGCGCGACGCGGATCAACCCCGTCAGCCTTGTAGACAGCCACGAGGGTGCGCTCGCCAGCGTTCTGAAAAACGCTTCCGGAATGAATTCGACGAAGATTTCCCGAAGCATCGACGGCACCGACTTGAATCGTGGCGTCCTTCCCGGTCGGGATGGCCTTTTGCCAAGTCTTCCCCACCGGAAGCTGGATTTTGTCTCCCTCGAAGATTATCGCGAGGGTGACCGGTGAAATATTGACGACGCGGACCGTACCTTCTGGCGCGACTTCGGCGCTATCCGGCAAGACAAGCGCACGCGGGGCATCCCAGCTTTTCTTGTCCGGGTCTCTCCACAGGAGGACCAGGAAGTCACCCTTCTCCGGCTTCTCGACGTTGAGCCAGGCAGCGGTCTTCTCCCCCTCCCCCTTGCGGCGCAGGGACAGCACCCCAACTCCCGGCGCGACCTTCAAGGGGGCGCTCACGCGCCCCAAAGACAGCGGGGATTCATCGTTCCCGGTCGTGTTCGCGCCAAAGACAACTTCACGCGGCGGGATACTTCCAGCTGGCGGCTCCTGTTCGTAAGCCACGCCATCGCGGATCTCCTGACGATAGGGAGGACTGTCACCCAAGGGCAGGAAACGCATGGTCCGCGGACCGGCCTGCGCAAAGAGGGAACCCGAAAGCGACAAGAAGCTGCAGAGACGGAGAAGCGTGGAAAAGCGCATGGAAAAATCGCGTTTTAGATTTCGGCAGGCTGCAGCCACCGGAATCCGGTAATGGCAAAGCGGCGGCCGAAATCACCCGCCTGATTCGGATTTTCCGGATTGATCCCGCTCTCATCTGCCTTCACCGGGACGGGCGTTCGCTGGATCACAGCCTCACACCAGGCGCGGGCTTGCACCTCGCCGTGGCCATCGAGGGCATCGCCATAGGCGCGGACGACGAAGGTATCCGAGCGCGCGGAAAGCGCGGGGCCGATTACTTGCAGCACGTCTGCCTGGGTCAGGTAGGCAGGTGCACCCCAAGCTTTTGAGGACGGCTTCAGCGTCTGCTCCAGACGCGTGGCATCCTGGATGTTGTCGGGATGCTGGTAGTCCGGCAGCGAGTGCTTGTTATCCAGCGGGAAGGCAGAGATCAGGCTGCGGTTGAGATTGGCGCGCTCGATTGCGGCCTGCAGGGCCCCCATGCGACCGGTCTCGTCTTCGGCCAAGCGGCGATTCACGAAATCTGCCATCGAAAGGAAGGGCCCGCGCAGCTTCACTTCCTGCACGATTGCCTGGGCAAGGGTATCAATCTCCCCCTCGGTCAATTCACGATGGCCGGCCCACGCTTCATCGCCATCCACCATCTGGCCGGTCTTCCATGCTCCTCCCGGCGCATTGAGCACGCGCGGAAAAGGAATGCCGCCCTCTTTGCCATAGCCGCTGCGGCGAGTGGAGGCGAGCAGGGCCTTCCACGCTTCGACCCGCGTCGAGTTCACATTGAACGCGCCGTCCACCATCAGATGATAGGCTGCCCGGTGGAAATCGGAGATCCCGGCAGTATCTGCCGTGCCGCGGGTCGCCGGAGCGAGCTTCATTCGGCCGTTGGGAAGAGGCTCTCCTTCAGGATCACCCATGAAAGCTGTCTTCTGAACCTCATTTCCACTAGAAAGGTAGTAGCGATCCCAAAGGGTTCTATTCACCTCGAAGGAAAGATCATAGACCAGATTGTCTTGGGCCGGGGCATTGGCGAGGATCGAGCGGGCAGCCAGCGCCCAACCGCCGTCGCCACCCGAACGCTGGCTATCACTCGACCACCCGAGGTCCCTTTCATGGAAACCGCCGAGTTGGGCCGAAGCAGGGTTTGACGCGATCGCCGCCGTGCGGCTCATGCCCTGGTTCTCCCCGTTGCCGAGACGGGGATCGACAAGCGAATTCCCGATCGCGTTCGAAGGATGCCAGATCAGATCGGAGATTTTCGCATGCTGGAGTTGGGCGAGCGAAATGACGCCGGTCTCGTTCCTCGGTACATCGAAGAGCACATAGCGACCGGTGCCCTCCTGAGGAGTTCCGAAGGGATTGCCACAATAGCGACCGTCATGGGGAACCGGCACTTGTTCCGGCCAGCTCACCGCCTGGTCGAAGAGATCCCGGGTATAGGCTCCGAAGAACCAGGGGCCACCCCCACTTCCCGTGGTCGGCAGCGTACCAGCGACATTCTCCCACGGGGAGCGGATCACAAAAGAGGCACGCGGGTTCCAGTTCGCGAGCAAAGCTTCTTCGAAATGCGGAGTTCCCGAGAGCTTGCCAGAGCCAAGCAGGTTCGAAGGATGCTCATCGAACCAGCGCAGCCGGATTCCCTCGCGGGTGCGCACGTTCGGGATATCGGTCGGCTTGGGACTGGCGCGGTCGAGGAGCTGGATCGGCATCCGCTCGTAATTGCTCCATGCGATCCGCGGTTCGCGGCCTGCACCAAATTGCAGGGAAGCGGAGACCACCGCGACCTGGGGCAAGGCATCGAACTCCTCGAAAGTCACCTTGCTCCTGTTCCCCATGCTCTTGAGGATCACGCGGGTGTCATCGCTCTGGTTCTCCACGCCATTGCGGCCGCCGCTGCTCCAGTAGGGTGTGGGAGCGTACCAATATTTGATGGGCTGGAAATTGATGCCGCCACCGATCTCGCTGGCGGAGACATAATAGCATCGGCTCGGATCCGGAGGCACGTTGCAGGCCAGATCGTTGTTCGCGAGGTCGTAGGAACCCAGGCGGTACGCGCTCAGCCCGTCATACTCTGCCGAATGGGACGGCGAGAATACCAGGCACTCGCCGGGCTCGAAGGTGGTGGACGGAACGCTGAAATAATACGAGCCCATGTAGGGATCGTTATAGCCTTCGGAATTCATGATGCTGCCCGCTCCATTAAAGGCGGTGCTGCGGCCGCCCTCGAACATCAGCCACTGTGTCTCCTTGCGGAAGGCATAGGCGGGCAGGTTGTTGGCATTGAAGTTCTCCGTCCACATCTCCTGCCGCCCATTGCCCTGGATCATCGCGATCATGCGATCGCTCTTCATCCGGACATTGTACGGGTTCCATAGTACCACGCGCGGATACATCAGCTGCCGGATCTGGAAGATCTTCGTCGCCCCGTCGATGTGCACATAAGTGCTCATGTGGGTGAAGTTCGTCGCCTCAACCAGGATTGGCTGGAGGCTGGACAAGTGGTTGCCGGCAAGCTTGACCGCCGATTCATTGGCCAGTGCCAAGTTGCGGCTCAAGCCGGCCGCGGAGGTATCGAGCTCCGGC
This portion of the Luteolibacter luteus genome encodes:
- a CDS encoding Hsp70 family protein, which encodes MSGELILGIDLGTTNSAVGAVESGFPILLADAEGKRITPSAVWFGPEGIEVGRKALRRRSADPSRVITSVKRLMGRRHGEEQGFCVPMERGADGGVRVLGRSPEEVSAEILKELKRIAEMRLEREAGKAVITVPAYFNDAQRAATKRAGELAGLEVVRILSEPTAAALAYGLDKLGERSRVAVYDLGGGTFDLSVLEMQDGVFQVLSTRGDTHLGGDDIDLELARLAARSAELDFDALDAAARIRLIEEAERVKIALSESESVEFLAPFYDGSRSLNLTIGRGALDALLQPLVSRTILCCRQALADANLKPEELNAVVLVGGSTRIPAVRKAVAEFFGQEPDLSQHPDEAVALGATIQAGVLGGTLRKMVLLDVTPLSLGIETFGGLMNVLIPRNTTIPCKAGEMFTNAAAGQQSMRVRVLQGEREMARDNWELGNFEVPFEPAPKGQARVGVQFRIDENGILEVLARDVTTGIDTVVEIRNAAVDVDDEAVEKMVGESVEHAFEDMAERIFTEAKMKAEELLPAVDQALAAAGNLVSPESRKEIEEAAAGVRTALAEGLPNPLKAAVQRLDAATEALAAALVERAMEEAMERRLG